The following proteins come from a genomic window of Alosa alosa isolate M-15738 ecotype Scorff River chromosome 2, AALO_Geno_1.1, whole genome shotgun sequence:
- the trim3b gene encoding tripartite motif-containing protein 3b isoform X1 codes for MAKRESSCSSPAVVRQIDKQFLVCSICLDHYHNPKVLPCLHTFCERCLQNYIPPQSLTLSCPVCRQTSILPEKGVAALQNNFFITNLMEVLQRNPESSPPEACSVLESVSAAVAGKPLSCPNHEGKVMEFYCESCETAMCLDCTEGEHRDHVTVPLRDVLEQHKAALKTQLDTIGNRLPQLTAAIELVSEISKQLTDRKNEAVTEINATFEELERALQQRKSALITDLENICNAKQKVLQAQLSSLLQGKEHIQSSCSFTEQALSHGSATEVLLVQKQMSERVAALARHDFPERPHQNAHLACVVETEGLRRSIQNLGVLLTTAAVGHTSVATGEGLRHAVVGQLAAVTVTTKDKDGELVRSGNAALRAEITTAGPEGSGGGVRAAEPEVTDNKNGTYEVGYTLRSEGEFAFTLTLYGQPVRGSPFRLRAVKLSDVPASPEDVKRRVKSPSGSTGHIRQKAVRRPSSMYSTTKKKENPIEDELIYRVGSRGREKGEFTNLQGISASSNGRVVVADSNNQCIQVFTNDGQFKMRFGVRGRSPGQLQRPTGVTVDMNGDIIVADYDNRWISIFSPDGKFKNKIGSGRLMGPKGVAVDRNGHIIAVDNKACCVFIFQSNGKLVTKFGARGTTDRQFAEKSSAHFALEQKLSKSGAAFSPHFVAVNNKNEILVTDFHNHSVKVYNADGEFLFKFGSHGEGNGQFNAPTGVAVDVNGNIIVADWGNSRIQVFDSSGSFLSYINTSADPLYGPQGLALTSDGHVVVADSGNHCFKVYRYLQ; via the exons ATGGCCAAGCGCgagagcagctgcagcagcccaGCAGTGGTGCGGCAGATAGACAAGCAGTTCCTGGTTTGCAGCATCTGCCTGGACCACTACCACAATCCCAAAGTCCTGCCCTGCCTGCACACGTTCTGCGAGAG gTGTTTACAGAACTACATTCCTCCCCAGTCGCTGACCCTGTCATGTCCCGTGTGTCGGCAGACCTCCATCCTACCTGAGAAGGGCGTGGCCGCCCTCCAGAACAACTTCTTCATCACCAACCTGATGGAGGTGCTCCAGCGGAACCCCGAGTCCTCGCCGCCCGAGGCCTGCAGCGTGCTGGAGTCGGTCAGCGCCGCCGTCGCCGGGAAGCCCCTTTCCTGCCCCAATCACGAGGGCAAG GTGATGGAGTTTTACTGCGAGTCGTGTGAGACGGCCATGTGTTTGGACTGCACGGAGGGAGAGCACAGGGATCATGTGACTGTTCCCTTAAGAGACGTCCTGGAGCAGCACAAAGCAGCTCTGAAGACCCAGCTGGACACCATTGGAAACCG GCTTCCTCAGCTCACGGCAGCCATTGAGCTTGTGAGTGAGATCTCCAAGCAGCTGACCGATAGGAAGAACGAAGCAGTGACCGAGATCAACGCCACGTTCGAGGAGCTGGAGCGAGCGCTGCAGCAACGCAAGAGTGCCCTCATCACAGACCTGGAGAACATCTGCAATGCCAAGCAGAAG GTGTTGCAGGCTCAGCTCTCGTCACTGCTCCAGGGTAAGGAGCACATCCAGAGCAGCTGCAGCTTCACTGAGCAGGCTCTGTCTCACGGCAGCGCCACCGAGGTCCTGCTGGTCCAGAAGCAGATGAGCGAGCGCGTGGCGGCCCTGGCGCGCCACGACTTCCCCGAGCGGCCGCACCAGAACGCCCACCTGGCCTGCGTGGTGGAGACGGAGGGCCTCCGCCGCTCCATCCAGAACCTGGGCGTGCTGCTGACCACTGCCGCCGTGGGCCACACGAGCGTGGCCACGGGCGAGGGCCTGCGCCACGCCGTGGTCGGCCAGCTGGCCGCCGTCACAGTCACCACCAAGGACAAGGACGGCGAGCTGGTGCGCTCGGGCAACGCCGCGCTGAGGGCCGAGATCACCACCGCGGGGCCGGAGGGCAGTGGCGGCGGCGTGCGGGCGGCCGAGCCCGAGGTGACGGACAACAAGAACGGCACGTACGAGGTGGGCTACACGCTGCGCAGCGAGGGCGAGTTCGCCTTCACACTCACGCTCTACGGCCAGCCGGTGCGCGGGAGTCCGTTCCGGCTGCGCGCGGTCAAGCTGTCGGACGTGCCGGCGTCACCGGAGGACGTGAAGAGGAGGGTGAAGTCGCCCAGCGGCAGCACCGGACACATCAGGCAGAAGGCCGTCCGGAGGCCCTCCAGCATGTACAGCACCACCAAGAAGAAGGAGAACCCCATCGAGGACGAGCTCATCTACAGAGTGG GCTCACGAGGTCGAGAGAAGGGAGAGTTCACTAATCTGCAAGGCATTTCAGCCTCCAGCAATGGAAGGGTTGTGGTGGCCGACAGCAACAACCAGTGCATTCAG GTGTTTACAAACGATGGGCAGTTCAAGATGAGGTTTGGGGTCAGAGGTCGTTCCCCAGGGCAACTGCAGCGGCCCACAGGTGTTACAGTGGACATGAATGGGGACATCATAGTGGCAGACTATGACAATAGGTGGATCAGCATCTTCTCACCTGACGGAAAGTTTAAG AATAAGATTGGCTCTGGTCGTCTCATGGGCCCCAAAGGAGTGGCTGTGGATCGCAACGGTCACATCATCGCCGTGGACAACAAAGCCTGCTGTGTATTCATCTTCCAGTCCAATGGGAAGCTCGTCACCAAATTCGGAGCAAGAGGAACCACTGACAGGCAGTTTGCAG AAAAAAGTAGTGCACACTTTGCACTGGAGCAAAAGCTTAGTAAATCTGGTGCAGCCTTCA GCCCCCACTTTGTTGCTGTGAATAACAAGAATGAAATCCTGGTGACAGATTTCCACAATCACTCTGTGAAG GTGTACAATGCTGATGGGGAGTTCCTCTTTAAATTTGGTTCCCATGGCGAAGGGAATGGCCAGTTTAACGCTCCCACAGGTGTGGCGGTGGATGTCAATGGAAACATCATTGTCGCAGACTGGGGAAACAGCAGGATACAG GTGTTTGACAGCTCAGGGTCGTTCCTCTCCTACATCAACACCAGCGCCGACCCCCTGTACGGTCCCCAGGGCCTGGCTCTGACGTCGGACGGCCATGTGGTGGTGGCCGACTCTGGGAACCACTGCTTCAAAGTCTACCGCTACCTGCAGTAG
- the trim3b gene encoding tripartite motif-containing protein 3b isoform X2, which yields MAKRESSCSSPAVVRQIDKQFLVCSICLDHYHNPKVLPCLHTFCERCLQNYIPPQSLTLSCPVCRQTSILPEKGVAALQNNFFITNLMEVLQRNPESSPPEACSVLESVSAAVAGKPLSCPNHEGKVMEFYCESCETAMCLDCTEGEHRDHVTVPLRDVLEQHKAALKTQLDTIGNRLPQLTAAIELVSEISKQLTDRKNEAVTEINATFEELERALQQRKSALITDLENICNAKQKVLQAQLSSLLQGKEHIQSSCSFTEQALSHGSATEVLLVQKQMSERVAALARHDFPERPHQNAHLACVVETEGLRRSIQNLGVLLTTAAVGHTSVATGEGLRHAVVGQLAAVTVTTKDKDGELVRSGNAALRAEITTAGPEGSGGGVRAAEPEVTDNKNGTYEVGYTLRSEGEFAFTLTLYGQPVRGSPFRLRAVKLSDVPASPEDVKRRVKSPSGSTGHIRQKAVRRPSSMYSTTKKKENPIEDELIYRVGSRGREKGEFTNLQGISASSNGRVVVADSNNQCIQVFTNDGQFKMRFGVRGRSPGQLQRPTGVTVDMNGDIIVADYDNRWISIFSPDGKFKNKIGSGRLMGPKGVAVDRNGHIIAVDNKACCVFIFQSNGKLVTKFGARGTTDRQFAGPHFVAVNNKNEILVTDFHNHSVKVYNADGEFLFKFGSHGEGNGQFNAPTGVAVDVNGNIIVADWGNSRIQVFDSSGSFLSYINTSADPLYGPQGLALTSDGHVVVADSGNHCFKVYRYLQ from the exons ATGGCCAAGCGCgagagcagctgcagcagcccaGCAGTGGTGCGGCAGATAGACAAGCAGTTCCTGGTTTGCAGCATCTGCCTGGACCACTACCACAATCCCAAAGTCCTGCCCTGCCTGCACACGTTCTGCGAGAG gTGTTTACAGAACTACATTCCTCCCCAGTCGCTGACCCTGTCATGTCCCGTGTGTCGGCAGACCTCCATCCTACCTGAGAAGGGCGTGGCCGCCCTCCAGAACAACTTCTTCATCACCAACCTGATGGAGGTGCTCCAGCGGAACCCCGAGTCCTCGCCGCCCGAGGCCTGCAGCGTGCTGGAGTCGGTCAGCGCCGCCGTCGCCGGGAAGCCCCTTTCCTGCCCCAATCACGAGGGCAAG GTGATGGAGTTTTACTGCGAGTCGTGTGAGACGGCCATGTGTTTGGACTGCACGGAGGGAGAGCACAGGGATCATGTGACTGTTCCCTTAAGAGACGTCCTGGAGCAGCACAAAGCAGCTCTGAAGACCCAGCTGGACACCATTGGAAACCG GCTTCCTCAGCTCACGGCAGCCATTGAGCTTGTGAGTGAGATCTCCAAGCAGCTGACCGATAGGAAGAACGAAGCAGTGACCGAGATCAACGCCACGTTCGAGGAGCTGGAGCGAGCGCTGCAGCAACGCAAGAGTGCCCTCATCACAGACCTGGAGAACATCTGCAATGCCAAGCAGAAG GTGTTGCAGGCTCAGCTCTCGTCACTGCTCCAGGGTAAGGAGCACATCCAGAGCAGCTGCAGCTTCACTGAGCAGGCTCTGTCTCACGGCAGCGCCACCGAGGTCCTGCTGGTCCAGAAGCAGATGAGCGAGCGCGTGGCGGCCCTGGCGCGCCACGACTTCCCCGAGCGGCCGCACCAGAACGCCCACCTGGCCTGCGTGGTGGAGACGGAGGGCCTCCGCCGCTCCATCCAGAACCTGGGCGTGCTGCTGACCACTGCCGCCGTGGGCCACACGAGCGTGGCCACGGGCGAGGGCCTGCGCCACGCCGTGGTCGGCCAGCTGGCCGCCGTCACAGTCACCACCAAGGACAAGGACGGCGAGCTGGTGCGCTCGGGCAACGCCGCGCTGAGGGCCGAGATCACCACCGCGGGGCCGGAGGGCAGTGGCGGCGGCGTGCGGGCGGCCGAGCCCGAGGTGACGGACAACAAGAACGGCACGTACGAGGTGGGCTACACGCTGCGCAGCGAGGGCGAGTTCGCCTTCACACTCACGCTCTACGGCCAGCCGGTGCGCGGGAGTCCGTTCCGGCTGCGCGCGGTCAAGCTGTCGGACGTGCCGGCGTCACCGGAGGACGTGAAGAGGAGGGTGAAGTCGCCCAGCGGCAGCACCGGACACATCAGGCAGAAGGCCGTCCGGAGGCCCTCCAGCATGTACAGCACCACCAAGAAGAAGGAGAACCCCATCGAGGACGAGCTCATCTACAGAGTGG GCTCACGAGGTCGAGAGAAGGGAGAGTTCACTAATCTGCAAGGCATTTCAGCCTCCAGCAATGGAAGGGTTGTGGTGGCCGACAGCAACAACCAGTGCATTCAG GTGTTTACAAACGATGGGCAGTTCAAGATGAGGTTTGGGGTCAGAGGTCGTTCCCCAGGGCAACTGCAGCGGCCCACAGGTGTTACAGTGGACATGAATGGGGACATCATAGTGGCAGACTATGACAATAGGTGGATCAGCATCTTCTCACCTGACGGAAAGTTTAAG AATAAGATTGGCTCTGGTCGTCTCATGGGCCCCAAAGGAGTGGCTGTGGATCGCAACGGTCACATCATCGCCGTGGACAACAAAGCCTGCTGTGTATTCATCTTCCAGTCCAATGGGAAGCTCGTCACCAAATTCGGAGCAAGAGGAACCACTGACAGGCAGTTTGCAG GCCCCCACTTTGTTGCTGTGAATAACAAGAATGAAATCCTGGTGACAGATTTCCACAATCACTCTGTGAAG GTGTACAATGCTGATGGGGAGTTCCTCTTTAAATTTGGTTCCCATGGCGAAGGGAATGGCCAGTTTAACGCTCCCACAGGTGTGGCGGTGGATGTCAATGGAAACATCATTGTCGCAGACTGGGGAAACAGCAGGATACAG GTGTTTGACAGCTCAGGGTCGTTCCTCTCCTACATCAACACCAGCGCCGACCCCCTGTACGGTCCCCAGGGCCTGGCTCTGACGTCGGACGGCCATGTGGTGGTGGCCGACTCTGGGAACCACTGCTTCAAAGTCTACCGCTACCTGCAGTAG
- the trim3b gene encoding tripartite motif-containing protein 3b isoform X3, translating into MEVLQRNPESSPPEACSVLESVSAAVAGKPLSCPNHEGKVMEFYCESCETAMCLDCTEGEHRDHVTVPLRDVLEQHKAALKTQLDTIGNRLPQLTAAIELVSEISKQLTDRKNEAVTEINATFEELERALQQRKSALITDLENICNAKQKVLQAQLSSLLQGKEHIQSSCSFTEQALSHGSATEVLLVQKQMSERVAALARHDFPERPHQNAHLACVVETEGLRRSIQNLGVLLTTAAVGHTSVATGEGLRHAVVGQLAAVTVTTKDKDGELVRSGNAALRAEITTAGPEGSGGGVRAAEPEVTDNKNGTYEVGYTLRSEGEFAFTLTLYGQPVRGSPFRLRAVKLSDVPASPEDVKRRVKSPSGSTGHIRQKAVRRPSSMYSTTKKKENPIEDELIYRVGSRGREKGEFTNLQGISASSNGRVVVADSNNQCIQVFTNDGQFKMRFGVRGRSPGQLQRPTGVTVDMNGDIIVADYDNRWISIFSPDGKFKNKIGSGRLMGPKGVAVDRNGHIIAVDNKACCVFIFQSNGKLVTKFGARGTTDRQFAEKSSAHFALEQKLSKSGAAFSPHFVAVNNKNEILVTDFHNHSVKVYNADGEFLFKFGSHGEGNGQFNAPTGVAVDVNGNIIVADWGNSRIQVFDSSGSFLSYINTSADPLYGPQGLALTSDGHVVVADSGNHCFKVYRYLQ; encoded by the exons ATGGAGGTGCTCCAGCGGAACCCCGAGTCCTCGCCGCCCGAGGCCTGCAGCGTGCTGGAGTCGGTCAGCGCCGCCGTCGCCGGGAAGCCCCTTTCCTGCCCCAATCACGAGGGCAAG GTGATGGAGTTTTACTGCGAGTCGTGTGAGACGGCCATGTGTTTGGACTGCACGGAGGGAGAGCACAGGGATCATGTGACTGTTCCCTTAAGAGACGTCCTGGAGCAGCACAAAGCAGCTCTGAAGACCCAGCTGGACACCATTGGAAACCG GCTTCCTCAGCTCACGGCAGCCATTGAGCTTGTGAGTGAGATCTCCAAGCAGCTGACCGATAGGAAGAACGAAGCAGTGACCGAGATCAACGCCACGTTCGAGGAGCTGGAGCGAGCGCTGCAGCAACGCAAGAGTGCCCTCATCACAGACCTGGAGAACATCTGCAATGCCAAGCAGAAG GTGTTGCAGGCTCAGCTCTCGTCACTGCTCCAGGGTAAGGAGCACATCCAGAGCAGCTGCAGCTTCACTGAGCAGGCTCTGTCTCACGGCAGCGCCACCGAGGTCCTGCTGGTCCAGAAGCAGATGAGCGAGCGCGTGGCGGCCCTGGCGCGCCACGACTTCCCCGAGCGGCCGCACCAGAACGCCCACCTGGCCTGCGTGGTGGAGACGGAGGGCCTCCGCCGCTCCATCCAGAACCTGGGCGTGCTGCTGACCACTGCCGCCGTGGGCCACACGAGCGTGGCCACGGGCGAGGGCCTGCGCCACGCCGTGGTCGGCCAGCTGGCCGCCGTCACAGTCACCACCAAGGACAAGGACGGCGAGCTGGTGCGCTCGGGCAACGCCGCGCTGAGGGCCGAGATCACCACCGCGGGGCCGGAGGGCAGTGGCGGCGGCGTGCGGGCGGCCGAGCCCGAGGTGACGGACAACAAGAACGGCACGTACGAGGTGGGCTACACGCTGCGCAGCGAGGGCGAGTTCGCCTTCACACTCACGCTCTACGGCCAGCCGGTGCGCGGGAGTCCGTTCCGGCTGCGCGCGGTCAAGCTGTCGGACGTGCCGGCGTCACCGGAGGACGTGAAGAGGAGGGTGAAGTCGCCCAGCGGCAGCACCGGACACATCAGGCAGAAGGCCGTCCGGAGGCCCTCCAGCATGTACAGCACCACCAAGAAGAAGGAGAACCCCATCGAGGACGAGCTCATCTACAGAGTGG GCTCACGAGGTCGAGAGAAGGGAGAGTTCACTAATCTGCAAGGCATTTCAGCCTCCAGCAATGGAAGGGTTGTGGTGGCCGACAGCAACAACCAGTGCATTCAG GTGTTTACAAACGATGGGCAGTTCAAGATGAGGTTTGGGGTCAGAGGTCGTTCCCCAGGGCAACTGCAGCGGCCCACAGGTGTTACAGTGGACATGAATGGGGACATCATAGTGGCAGACTATGACAATAGGTGGATCAGCATCTTCTCACCTGACGGAAAGTTTAAG AATAAGATTGGCTCTGGTCGTCTCATGGGCCCCAAAGGAGTGGCTGTGGATCGCAACGGTCACATCATCGCCGTGGACAACAAAGCCTGCTGTGTATTCATCTTCCAGTCCAATGGGAAGCTCGTCACCAAATTCGGAGCAAGAGGAACCACTGACAGGCAGTTTGCAG AAAAAAGTAGTGCACACTTTGCACTGGAGCAAAAGCTTAGTAAATCTGGTGCAGCCTTCA GCCCCCACTTTGTTGCTGTGAATAACAAGAATGAAATCCTGGTGACAGATTTCCACAATCACTCTGTGAAG GTGTACAATGCTGATGGGGAGTTCCTCTTTAAATTTGGTTCCCATGGCGAAGGGAATGGCCAGTTTAACGCTCCCACAGGTGTGGCGGTGGATGTCAATGGAAACATCATTGTCGCAGACTGGGGAAACAGCAGGATACAG GTGTTTGACAGCTCAGGGTCGTTCCTCTCCTACATCAACACCAGCGCCGACCCCCTGTACGGTCCCCAGGGCCTGGCTCTGACGTCGGACGGCCATGTGGTGGTGGCCGACTCTGGGAACCACTGCTTCAAAGTCTACCGCTACCTGCAGTAG